One window from the genome of Malus domestica chromosome 01, GDT2T_hap1 encodes:
- the LOC103444109 gene encoding extradiol ring-cleavage dioxygenase-like — translation MALKDTFYLSHGSPTLSIDESIPARKFLQSWKDTVYPHKPTSILIISGHWETAVPTVNSISGRHDTIYDFYGFPKSMYQIKYPAPGSPHLSNRVKQLLTSSSFGPADVDGKRGLDHGAWVPLMLMYPEGDVPVCQLSVQTERDATYHYNMGRALAPLKEEGVLIVGSGSATHNLRALKRETKSNGCAVPWALEFDTWIKEALLEGRYEDVNEYVEKAPHAKMAHPWPDHFYPLHVAVGAAGPDAKAKQIHDSWGLGALSYASYQFTSP, via the coding sequence ATGGCATTGAAGGACACGTTCTACCTATCGCACGGATCCCCCACGCTCAGCATCGACGAGTCGATTCCGGCCAGAAAATTCCTCCAGTCTTGGAAGGACACGGTCTATCCTCACAAACCCACCTCCATTCTCATCATCTCAGGACACTGGGAGACCGCTGTCCCCACCGTTAACTCCATTTCCGGCCGCCACGACACCATCTACGACTTCTACGGCTTCCCCAAATCCATGTACCAGATCAAGTACCCTGCCCCCGGCTCGCCCCACCTCTCTAACCGCGTCAAGCAGCTGCTTACGTCGTCCAGCTTCGGCCCCGCGGATGTGGACGGTAAGCGGGGGCTCGACCACGGCGCATGGGTCCCGCTCATGTTGATGTACCCGGAGGGAGACGTACCGGTTTGCCAGTTGTCGGTTCAGACAGAGAGGGACGCCACCTACCACTACAACATGGGGAGGGCGCTGGCTCCCCTTAAGGAGGAGGGCGTCCTTATAGTGGGGTCAGGCAGCGCCACTCACAACTTAAGGGCGTTGAAGAGGGAGACAAAGAGCAATGGATGTGCCGTCCCTTGGGCTCTCGAGTTTGACACATGGATCAAGGAAGCTCTTCTGGAAGGAAGGTACGAGGATGTGAACGAGTATGTGGAGAAGGCGCCGCATGCGAAAATGGCGCACCCTTGGCCGGATCACTTTTACCCGCTGCATGTAGCGGTGGGGGCTGCTGGTCCGGATGCAAAGGCTAAGCAAATCCACGACAGCTGGGGGCTCGGTGCTCTTTCGTATGCCTCCTATCAGTTTACATCGCCTTGA